A single Acidimicrobiales bacterium DNA region contains:
- a CDS encoding DNA repair exonuclease, whose product MRVAAIGDAHLGRSYYPATTPEGVNQREADFERSFEDAVDLALAQEPDVIVWLGDVFDHPRPTFRSFRVAQRALTRIREHGVGAVLISGNHDTPRLPGTGSPYSALADTFPDFHFAHRLSYERFELSGLVVHAVPQMLTVEATLDALDEADRSRSLTASNLLLTHPRVTQVEPRYSDINEIEVDAGRLRSDFVLLGHYHFHTQVASGIWYAGSTDTFSFADDPDKEKGILVLDTDTGQCRHVALPGRRPLVTLETVNAIGLSPAEVRQLVLERVVQIPDGAVARLYLDSVDPEAYRMLDLEEVRAAGAAALHLKLEPTFVAAASMVELPDLASVPAQWDRYLERQDLTGFDRDRLARLGHEYLTQAVEMS is encoded by the coding sequence GTGAGGGTCGCAGCCATCGGGGACGCCCACCTGGGCCGCTCGTACTACCCGGCCACCACCCCGGAGGGGGTCAACCAGCGCGAGGCGGACTTCGAGCGCTCCTTCGAGGACGCCGTGGATCTGGCCCTCGCCCAGGAGCCCGACGTGATCGTGTGGCTGGGGGACGTGTTCGACCACCCCCGTCCCACCTTCCGGTCCTTCCGGGTGGCTCAGCGGGCCCTGACGCGCATCCGGGAGCACGGCGTCGGAGCGGTGTTGATCTCGGGCAATCACGACACCCCCCGGCTGCCCGGCACGGGTAGCCCGTACTCGGCGCTGGCCGATACGTTCCCGGACTTCCACTTCGCCCACCGCCTCTCCTACGAGCGCTTCGAGCTGTCCGGGCTCGTCGTTCACGCCGTGCCGCAGATGCTGACCGTCGAGGCCACCCTCGACGCCCTCGACGAAGCCGACCGGAGCCGCTCGCTCACGGCGTCCAATCTGCTGCTCACCCACCCACGCGTGACCCAGGTCGAGCCGCGCTACAGCGACATCAACGAGATCGAGGTGGATGCCGGCCGGCTGAGGTCCGATTTCGTGCTGCTCGGCCACTACCACTTCCACACCCAGGTCGCGTCCGGCATCTGGTACGCGGGCTCGACCGACACCTTCTCGTTCGCCGACGACCCGGACAAGGAGAAGGGGATCCTGGTCCTCGACACCGACACGGGACAGTGCCGGCACGTGGCCCTGCCGGGTCGGCGTCCTCTGGTCACGCTGGAGACGGTGAACGCCATCGGCCTGTCACCTGCCGAGGTGCGCCAGCTGGTGCTGGAGCGGGTGGTGCAGATACCGGACGGCGCCGTGGCCCGCCTGTACCTCGACTCGGTGGACCCCGAGGCCTACCGCATGCTCGATCTGGAGGAGGTGCGCGCCGCCGGGGCCGCCGCCCTGCACCTGAAGCTGGAGCCCACATTTGTGGCGGCGGCGTCGATGGTCGAGCTGCCCGACCTGGCGTCGGTGCCGGCGCAGTGGGACCGCTACCTCGAGCGCCAGGACCTCACCGGCTTCGACCGGGACCGCCTGGCCCGCCTCGGCCACGAGTACCTGACCCAGGCGGTGGAGATGTCGTGA
- a CDS encoding SMC family ATPase, whose protein sequence is MRLTRLYLRNYRVFEDPVELELPPGLVGVFGPNGAGKSTLLESIVWSLWGRARTPKDGIRTADVNADCVTEVEFEHEGHLYMVRRTISGQNHTVRAQAHADGAQVAEGVRDVATYVHSVLGMDDVAFRASVFAEQKQLAAFSSHAPAERRKLVMQLLGITPLDGARDQARKDAREAGDQLVRLRTLLPDRQEIGRQLAEATNQVEQAGKAAVATAEAADAARADADAAERCHRLLVDTGKEHEALVRDGRAVKEQRNEAAARVERLTAELAELAGAEKRLKELEPLAAGLPDAECRLQLVEAAGASGRALSALPDPVAPPAPDPDAADAAREVADEDRSRLAEIKGRLAAARAAVEHAEEVVARSAALSGEEACPLCGQELEEAFEQVQEHRAAELAAARERLAALDAERKVVEAQAKASVAAAEQARLGLEAARKAWAEHEKVAERRRSAIEVDQAAQSALAAGPPAGYPAPDLTAERERLVEAVRAGKDALADCARVRGRLERRAGAEVELRGEQEKVLDLDSRLENLRDKVRALAFSPDQLTAAEKMAVEARTLSDARSSEAQRAAGAAAAAAATVEERRLRLEDADSQHARLAEVEEEVRHLGRLADLLSSFRNAVVASVGPRLSTQAADLFGELTDREYDQLQVDPDTYEIQIVDQGVAYGMDRFSGSETDLANLALRVAISEHVRFQSGGAVGLLVLDEVFGPLDEDRKARMLLALERLRGRFRQVLVVTHDPAIKEQMPGAVEVVKLPGRRATARLLNQ, encoded by the coding sequence GTGAGACTCACGCGCCTGTACCTGCGCAACTACCGGGTGTTCGAGGACCCGGTCGAGCTCGAGCTGCCGCCCGGGCTGGTGGGGGTGTTCGGCCCGAACGGGGCGGGCAAGAGCACGCTGCTCGAGTCGATCGTGTGGTCGCTCTGGGGCCGGGCCCGCACCCCGAAGGACGGGATCCGCACGGCGGACGTCAACGCCGACTGCGTGACCGAGGTCGAGTTCGAGCACGAGGGCCATCTCTACATGGTGCGCCGGACGATCTCGGGTCAGAACCACACGGTGCGCGCCCAGGCCCACGCCGACGGGGCGCAGGTGGCCGAGGGGGTCCGGGACGTGGCCACCTACGTCCACTCCGTCCTCGGGATGGACGACGTGGCCTTCCGGGCGTCGGTCTTCGCCGAGCAGAAGCAGCTGGCGGCGTTCTCCTCGCATGCCCCGGCCGAGCGGCGCAAGCTGGTGATGCAGCTGCTCGGGATCACACCTCTCGACGGAGCCCGGGACCAGGCCCGCAAGGATGCCCGGGAGGCGGGTGACCAGCTCGTCCGGCTGCGCACTCTGCTACCCGACCGTCAGGAGATCGGCCGGCAGCTGGCCGAGGCGACCAACCAGGTCGAGCAGGCCGGGAAGGCGGCGGTCGCAACCGCAGAAGCGGCGGACGCGGCCCGGGCGGATGCGGACGCCGCCGAGAGATGCCACCGACTACTGGTCGACACGGGGAAGGAGCACGAGGCCCTGGTGCGGGACGGACGCGCCGTCAAGGAACAGCGCAACGAAGCGGCAGCCCGGGTGGAGCGGCTGACCGCAGAGCTGGCCGAACTGGCCGGCGCCGAGAAGCGCCTCAAGGAGCTGGAGCCACTGGCGGCCGGGCTCCCCGACGCCGAGTGCCGCCTGCAGCTCGTCGAAGCCGCCGGTGCTTCGGGCCGGGCCCTTTCCGCCCTGCCCGATCCCGTTGCGCCACCCGCTCCCGATCCCGACGCCGCCGACGCCGCCCGCGAGGTGGCGGACGAGGACCGGTCCCGGCTGGCGGAGATCAAGGGCCGCCTGGCCGCGGCCCGGGCCGCGGTCGAGCACGCCGAGGAGGTGGTGGCCCGCTCGGCGGCGCTCTCCGGGGAGGAGGCGTGTCCGCTGTGCGGCCAGGAGCTGGAGGAGGCCTTCGAGCAGGTCCAGGAGCACCGCGCCGCCGAGCTGGCCGCCGCCCGGGAGCGGCTGGCCGCCCTCGACGCCGAGCGGAAGGTGGTGGAGGCGCAGGCCAAGGCGTCGGTCGCCGCCGCCGAGCAGGCGCGGCTGGGGTTGGAGGCGGCCCGCAAGGCGTGGGCGGAGCACGAGAAGGTGGCCGAGCGGCGGCGGTCGGCCATCGAGGTGGACCAGGCGGCGCAGTCGGCGCTGGCGGCGGGCCCCCCTGCGGGTTACCCCGCTCCTGACCTCACAGCCGAGCGGGAACGGCTGGTCGAAGCGGTCCGGGCGGGCAAGGACGCCCTCGCCGATTGCGCCCGGGTGCGGGGCCGGCTGGAGCGCCGGGCCGGGGCGGAGGTGGAGCTCCGGGGCGAGCAGGAGAAGGTCCTGGACCTCGACTCGCGCCTGGAGAACCTGCGCGACAAGGTGCGGGCCCTGGCGTTCTCGCCCGACCAGCTGACCGCGGCCGAGAAGATGGCGGTGGAGGCGCGGACATTGAGCGACGCCCGCTCCTCCGAGGCGCAGCGGGCCGCCGGAGCGGCGGCGGCGGCCGCGGCCACGGTCGAGGAGCGCCGGCTCAGGCTGGAGGACGCCGACTCCCAGCACGCCCGGCTGGCCGAGGTCGAAGAGGAGGTGCGCCATCTCGGCCGGCTGGCCGATCTGCTGTCGTCGTTCCGCAACGCGGTCGTGGCCTCGGTCGGTCCTCGTCTGTCGACCCAGGCCGCCGACCTGTTCGGGGAGCTGACCGATCGCGAGTACGACCAGCTGCAGGTCGATCCCGACACCTACGAGATCCAGATCGTCGACCAGGGCGTTGCCTACGGCATGGACCGCTTCTCCGGGTCGGAGACCGACCTGGCCAACCTGGCCCTCCGGGTGGCCATCAGCGAGCACGTCCGGTTCCAGTCCGGAGGGGCGGTGGGGC